TCACCGAGCAGCGTGCATCACTCGTGCGGGACAGGTCGCCCAAAAAGGCACCGACCACGTGAACGACCTCGGGCAGCTCCGCGACCACCGGCCCGATCACGACGCATCGTTCCTGATCGACCCGGTGGATCGATCTCCAACCTCGGCTACACTGCTCACTCCTTCGAGACCGCGCTCGGGGCTCGACCGTTTTCGCCCCTGTGCCAATGGCCAGCGAGCAGAGCGGCACTAATCGTGGTGAAGGGCTTCTCCGGAGGAGAAAGCCAAGCCGCTTCGACACACTTCCGAAACAGGCACGCGGAGATGCGAGCACCGAGATCGGGGAATGCCCTCTCGGCTGCGCGGGCCGGAGACCGGCGGCCTCCGCTCGACGCGGTGCTAGAAGGTCGTCACGGACTTCCACGCCGGTTCCCGGCTCCCAGGAATAACTGGTCCGGCGGGAAGTCAGGCAACTTTGGTCGGGTAATGGGTCCAAGTGCGGTTGGGTGGAGCTCACTAGTGACGAGGAGCCGGCCGAGCGGGGTGTTCGGGCGCGTGTCTACGACGAACGGACAGTGACCCACCAGGCCGTCGGACAGGTCGAACTCGTTGACGCGGTAGTGCTCGCGGACGTGCTTCGTGGGCGAATAGGCCGTGCTCCGTGCTGTGGTGGGAGCCTGCGGCAAATGGGTTCTCGATCGGTGACGGTGGACCGTGGTTCGCGGCGATGTCGCCGCCTCAGCGGCCCGAATCCAGTTCGGAGTGGCGACTTCGAGCACCGCTGTCCTGGGCCCACCACTACGGCGATCGGGCACAGCAGACCGGCGTGCTCGCCTATGACGCCGATCCCCCGACGATTGGCAGTGCCCCGGACGACGCACTGCTCAGCGACACGGGAATCGAGATCGACCAGACATGCGAGGCTTATCCGGATCCGTCCGCCGGTTGGCGAGAGGCCCCGTGTCTCGACACGTGATGGCC
This portion of the Actinopolyspora lacussalsi genome encodes:
- a CDS encoding hypothetical protein (product_source=Hypo-rule applied) — translated: MSPPQRPESSSEWRLRAPLSWAHHYGDRAQQTGVLAYDADPPTIGSAPDDALLSDTGIEIDQTCEAYPDPSAGWREAPCLDT